In Arthrobacter sp. MN05-02, one genomic interval encodes:
- a CDS encoding LysR family transcriptional regulator: MRLLRELGERGSLAAVARALHVSASAVSQQLTALQRRVDVPLTERRGRNLVLTGAGQALAAAAVDIGVAMSSAEQAVSRYVQDPTTTVSIAAFNSAGLTYFGPLLRALSGEGHPRLICHDRDVSQDEFPALAADYDLVIAHRLEHSAPWPETITALPLVREPLDVAMSHRHRLAGARSVRVADLADEEWVSVQGGFPLVPALDAIAVHAGKPLDITHRINEFFLATAIVSAGPAIALMPRYTASPPPGSGTVLKPLRDLRLARRVDVLCRPETLHRVAVQHVVAALRETAVPPGPAVGPTRP, encoded by the coding sequence TTGCGGCTGCTCCGTGAGTTGGGCGAGCGTGGCAGCCTCGCCGCCGTGGCACGGGCGCTCCACGTCTCCGCATCGGCGGTATCGCAGCAACTCACGGCATTGCAGCGTCGGGTCGACGTCCCCCTGACCGAACGTCGAGGGCGGAACCTCGTCCTGACGGGCGCCGGCCAGGCCCTGGCGGCGGCTGCCGTGGACATCGGTGTCGCGATGAGCTCCGCCGAGCAGGCCGTCAGCCGATACGTGCAGGATCCCACCACGACGGTGAGTATCGCCGCGTTCAACAGCGCGGGCCTGACCTACTTCGGACCCCTCCTCCGGGCACTGTCCGGGGAAGGACACCCACGCCTGATCTGCCACGATCGTGACGTGAGCCAGGACGAGTTCCCTGCCCTGGCTGCGGACTACGACCTGGTCATCGCTCACCGCCTCGAGCACAGCGCACCATGGCCGGAGACGATCACCGCCCTACCGCTGGTCCGCGAGCCCCTGGACGTCGCCATGTCCCACCGGCACCGGCTCGCCGGCGCCCGAAGCGTTCGTGTCGCCGATCTCGCCGACGAGGAATGGGTGTCGGTCCAGGGCGGGTTCCCCCTCGTTCCTGCCCTGGATGCGATCGCCGTCCACGCCGGGAAACCGCTCGACATCACCCACCGGATCAACGAGTTCTTCCTCGCGACGGCGATCGTCTCCGCCGGACCCGCCATCGCGCTGATGCCCCGCTACACCGCGTCCCCTCCTCCGGGCAGCGGGACGGTCCTCAAGCCGCTCCGCGATCTACGGCTCGCCCGGCGCGTCGACGTCCTCTGCCGGCCCGAGACCCTCCACCGGGTCGCCGTCCAGCACGTCGTCGCCGCGCTCCGGGAAACGGCCGTCCCGCCTGGTCCGGCGGTCGGCCCGACGCGCCCGTAG
- the ufaA1 gene encoding tuberculostearic acid methyltransferase UfaA1, with product MSTTVVPSRADVDPAVWPGIARVPAGARSRIAATVAEKIFSAAVNTLQLRVVYDDGTVLGAPGGGPRPEMRIHRPADFYARLGDNGLIGLGESYMAEDWTASDLTEVLEVFAARAAHLVPVPLQKLRGLYLPKPPRRERNSTANTRSNISRHYDLSNELFALFLDPTMSYSSALFDATGKDLLHVEWHELAAAQQRKIDRLLDQADVGQGTRVLEIGTGWGELALRAAARGATVVSVTLSREQKELAEERIREAGLADRVRVELKDYRLVEGQYDAVVSVEMIEAVGYEFWAVYFRTIDRVLAPGGRVAVQAITLPHERMMATRRTYTWIHKYIFPGGFIPSVRAIEDVTDRYTSLRVRERLSMGDHYAQTLRLWEERFLARHDEVAALGFDETFERMWTFYLCYSRAGFQAGYLDVQQLIFDRRP from the coding sequence ATGAGCACCACAGTTGTTCCTTCACGAGCGGACGTCGATCCGGCGGTCTGGCCGGGGATCGCCCGTGTCCCCGCCGGAGCGAGGAGCAGGATCGCGGCGACGGTCGCGGAGAAGATTTTCTCCGCCGCGGTGAACACCCTCCAGCTCCGGGTCGTCTACGACGACGGCACCGTGCTGGGCGCACCCGGTGGCGGACCTCGGCCGGAGATGCGCATCCATCGGCCCGCCGACTTCTACGCGAGGCTCGGGGACAACGGCCTGATCGGCCTCGGTGAGTCCTACATGGCGGAGGACTGGACGGCGTCGGACCTCACCGAGGTCCTCGAGGTCTTCGCCGCGCGTGCGGCACACCTCGTACCCGTCCCGCTGCAGAAGCTACGCGGCCTCTACCTGCCCAAGCCGCCCCGCCGAGAACGGAACAGCACGGCCAATACGCGCTCGAACATCTCCCGACACTACGATCTGTCGAACGAACTGTTCGCCCTGTTCCTCGACCCGACCATGTCCTACTCGAGCGCCCTGTTCGACGCCACCGGCAAGGACCTGCTGCACGTCGAGTGGCACGAGCTCGCCGCCGCGCAGCAGCGGAAGATCGACCGCCTGCTCGACCAGGCGGACGTGGGACAGGGGACCCGTGTCCTCGAGATCGGCACGGGCTGGGGTGAACTGGCGCTCCGCGCCGCGGCCAGGGGAGCGACGGTCGTGTCCGTCACGCTGTCGCGGGAGCAGAAGGAACTCGCCGAGGAGCGCATCCGGGAGGCCGGCCTCGCCGATCGCGTGCGGGTCGAGCTGAAGGACTACCGGCTGGTCGAGGGGCAGTACGACGCCGTCGTGTCGGTCGAGATGATCGAGGCCGTGGGCTACGAGTTCTGGGCCGTCTACTTCCGGACCATCGACCGGGTCCTCGCGCCGGGCGGCCGGGTCGCGGTCCAGGCCATCACGCTTCCCCACGAACGCATGATGGCGACGCGGCGGACCTACACGTGGATCCACAAGTACATCTTCCCCGGTGGCTTCATCCCGTCCGTCCGCGCCATCGAGGACGTCACCGACCGCTACACGAGCCTGAGGGTGCGCGAGCGCCTGTCCATGGGCGACCACTACGCGCAGACGCTCCGCCTCTGGGAGGAGCGGTTCCTCGCCCGGCACGACGAGGTCGCGGCCCTGGGCTTCGACGAGACCTTCGAGCGCATGTGGACGTTCTACCTCTGCTACTCGCGGGCGGGCTTCCAGGCCGGCTATCTCGACGTCCAGCAACTGATCTTCGACCGGCGGCCCTGA
- a CDS encoding phosphoglycerate mutase, with translation MTRNPHTHPAARRIIFWRHGRTEWNRAGLFQGQEDIDLDDTGREQAARAAEVLVTRQPSMIISSDLRRAADTAAALAGLSSMAVSYDVRLRETDAGEWQGLSFAAIDEQFADDNAAWRGGDPEVRAGGAENRLEVGQRMLAAVTDAVARIAPAETLVVVSHGGAIRAALAALMGLPPERWGALAGLSNCHWSEVHEVVGRSGGALLVAVDRAQRRSGVASRGATGGLRRPIGRFGEAARIY, from the coding sequence GTGACGCGGAACCCCCACACCCATCCGGCGGCCCGGCGCATCATCTTCTGGCGCCACGGCCGCACGGAGTGGAACCGGGCCGGGTTGTTCCAGGGCCAGGAGGACATCGACCTCGACGACACGGGTCGCGAGCAGGCAGCGAGGGCCGCGGAGGTACTCGTCACGCGGCAGCCCTCGATGATCATCTCGTCCGACCTGCGGCGGGCGGCCGACACCGCCGCCGCGCTGGCCGGCCTCAGCAGCATGGCGGTCTCCTACGACGTGCGGCTGCGTGAGACCGACGCGGGCGAGTGGCAGGGGCTGTCCTTCGCCGCCATCGACGAGCAGTTCGCGGACGACAACGCCGCCTGGCGCGGGGGGGACCCCGAGGTGCGGGCCGGTGGTGCGGAGAACCGGCTCGAGGTGGGACAGCGCATGCTCGCCGCGGTGACGGACGCCGTCGCCCGCATCGCGCCGGCGGAGACCCTCGTGGTCGTCAGCCACGGCGGAGCGATCCGGGCGGCCCTGGCCGCCCTCATGGGATTGCCTCCGGAGCGCTGGGGTGCCCTCGCGGGGCTTTCGAACTGCCACTGGTCGGAAGTGCACGAGGTCGTGGGCAGGTCCGGGGGCGCTCTTCTCGTGGCAGTTGACCGAGCACAACGTCGGTCTGGGGTCGCTTCCCGTGGAGCCACTGGAGGGCTGAGGCGCCCGATCGGCCGATTTGGCGAAGCCGCGAGAATTTACTAG
- a CDS encoding delta(24)-sterol C-methyltransferase, producing MIAPDISQDAVAVADHYDELDPVYRRVWGEHVHHGLWTTGRETPTEAVEALVDTVGDRLRLSPGDRCVDIGCGYGSTARRLAATRRVRVTGFTLSAAQVEYAAAHPVPDVDITLRDWLVNGLADASTDAAWAIESSEHMVDKPRFFAEAHRVLSPGGRLVVCAWLAETGAGDWKVRHLLEPICREGRLPSMGTREEYEAMARAAGFAITGYEDVSRSVARTWTICARRVAKALLVDRETRRLAIGGRNRIFLLSVPRLILAYRTGAMRYGIFTLTKAGDDAAPR from the coding sequence GTGATCGCCCCCGATATCTCCCAGGACGCCGTCGCAGTCGCGGATCACTACGACGAGCTCGATCCGGTCTATCGTCGCGTCTGGGGCGAGCACGTCCATCACGGCCTATGGACCACAGGGCGCGAGACGCCGACCGAAGCCGTCGAGGCTCTCGTCGACACGGTGGGCGATCGGCTGCGTCTGTCGCCCGGCGATCGATGCGTCGACATCGGCTGCGGCTACGGCTCCACCGCACGGCGGCTCGCGGCGACGCGCCGGGTCCGCGTCACCGGCTTCACGCTCTCCGCCGCGCAGGTCGAGTATGCCGCCGCGCATCCCGTCCCCGACGTGGACATCACACTCCGCGACTGGCTCGTCAACGGATTGGCCGATGCATCCACGGATGCGGCGTGGGCGATCGAGTCCAGCGAGCACATGGTCGACAAGCCCAGGTTCTTCGCCGAGGCTCATCGCGTGCTGTCCCCCGGCGGCCGCCTGGTCGTCTGCGCATGGCTCGCCGAGACCGGTGCGGGCGACTGGAAGGTCCGCCATCTGCTCGAGCCGATCTGCCGCGAAGGGCGTCTACCGTCCATGGGCACGCGCGAGGAGTACGAGGCGATGGCCCGGGCGGCAGGCTTCGCGATCACCGGCTACGAGGATGTCAGCCGCAGCGTCGCGCGCACCTGGACGATCTGCGCCCGCCGGGTTGCGAAGGCCTTGCTCGTCGATCGCGAGACCCGTCGCCTCGCCATCGGTGGACGGAATCGCATCTTCCTCCTGAGTGTGCCCCGCCTCATCCTGGCCTACCGCACCGGTGCGATGCGCTACGGGATCTTCACGCTGACGAAGGCGGGGGACGACGCGGCGCCGCGCTGA
- a CDS encoding chloramphenicol efflux pump, producing MTGQEPVPSGAAAVPHGSTGLTEDVAVPVLQPGDSDRRSDSEPLDTSVRAPAARSRTFLGILVNTGLANITTSYLWFALTFWAYLQTRNVIATGVIGGAYMLLIALSSISFGTFVDRYRKLAVMRFAAGFTLVMFVLSGGMFLLTPVTTLLDLRQPWFWAFTLIILIGAVVENMRNIALATTVTILIEPDRRANANGLVGMVQGLMFIVTSVLSGLSVGLIGMGWTIVVALVLTAVAFAHLLTLRMPEEVHAAPSDAEGGFDLRGSIAAVLAISGLFALILFSTFNNFVGGVYMALMDPYGLELFPVELWGIWFAVGATGFLVGGALIGRFGLGSNPLRTMLIAVILMGIVGAAFTVREWAWLYVAGIWLYLVLVPFVEAAEQTVIQQVVPLQRQGRVFGFAMAFESAAAPVTAFLIAPIAQFWIIPYARSAEGGSRLAPLLGEGTSRGIALVFLVAGIVIIAAAVLAFLTPVYRRVSESYARTVAGGAAAPSHD from the coding sequence ATGACCGGGCAGGAACCGGTCCCGTCGGGGGCCGCTGCGGTTCCGCATGGCAGCACGGGCCTCACCGAGGACGTCGCCGTCCCTGTCCTGCAGCCCGGCGACTCCGACCGCCGGTCCGACAGCGAACCCCTCGACACATCCGTCCGCGCTCCGGCGGCGCGGTCCCGCACCTTCCTGGGCATCCTGGTGAACACCGGGCTCGCGAATATCACGACCAGTTACCTGTGGTTCGCCCTCACGTTCTGGGCCTACCTGCAGACCCGCAACGTGATCGCCACCGGAGTGATCGGCGGTGCCTACATGCTGCTGATCGCCCTCTCCAGCATCAGCTTCGGCACCTTCGTGGACCGCTACCGCAAGCTGGCGGTCATGCGCTTCGCCGCCGGCTTCACGCTGGTGATGTTCGTGCTGTCCGGAGGAATGTTCCTGCTGACGCCCGTCACCACCCTGCTGGACCTGCGACAGCCGTGGTTCTGGGCCTTCACCCTGATCATCCTGATCGGTGCGGTCGTCGAGAACATGCGGAACATCGCCCTCGCCACCACGGTCACCATCCTCATCGAACCGGACCGGCGGGCCAACGCCAACGGGCTGGTGGGCATGGTGCAGGGACTGATGTTCATCGTGACGTCGGTGCTCTCCGGGTTGTCGGTCGGGCTGATCGGAATGGGCTGGACCATCGTCGTCGCCCTGGTGCTCACGGCTGTCGCGTTCGCGCACCTGCTCACGCTGCGCATGCCCGAGGAGGTGCATGCGGCACCCTCGGACGCCGAGGGTGGTTTCGACCTGCGGGGCTCCATCGCCGCGGTGCTCGCGATCTCCGGACTGTTCGCACTGATCCTGTTCTCCACGTTCAACAACTTCGTGGGCGGCGTCTACATGGCGCTGATGGATCCCTACGGGCTGGAACTGTTCCCCGTGGAGCTGTGGGGGATCTGGTTCGCGGTCGGCGCCACCGGATTCCTGGTGGGTGGTGCCCTGATCGGCAGGTTCGGCCTCGGATCGAATCCGTTACGCACCATGCTCATCGCCGTCATCCTGATGGGGATCGTCGGTGCGGCCTTCACGGTGCGCGAGTGGGCATGGCTGTACGTCGCCGGTATCTGGCTCTACCTGGTCCTGGTCCCCTTCGTGGAGGCCGCCGAGCAGACGGTCATCCAGCAGGTGGTCCCCCTGCAGCGGCAGGGGCGCGTGTTCGGGTTCGCCATGGCGTTCGAATCCGCGGCGGCGCCCGTCACCGCGTTCCTGATCGCGCCGATCGCGCAGTTCTGGATCATCCCGTATGCACGATCGGCCGAGGGCGGTTCGCGACTCGCCCCCCTGCTGGGCGAGGGCACCTCCCGGGGCATCGCCCTCGTGTTCCTGGTGGCGGGGATCGTCATCATCGCGGCCGCGGTGCTGGCGTTCCTGACCCCCGTCTACCGCCGGGTCTCGGAATCGTATGCCCGGACGGTCGCCGGGGGCGCGGCGGCGCCGTCGCACGATTAG
- a CDS encoding short-chain dehydrogenase, which translates to MVVITGAASGIGRATALRFARRRTNLVLASRRVEALESLVAECTALGSRAIAVPTDTSEYDAVQELASRAVEEFGRIDVWVNNAAVSFFSPFLEVPLRDFERVIDVNVMGYVYGARAALERMQDQGSGVLVNVASIVGEIPQPYTSAYSVSKAAVRALGVSLRSELTLDRKKHIHVCTVLPPTIDTPFFNHAANYTGRRAVAMPPVYSPDRVAKTILDVVEVPTREVAVGRIGRSMVRQHRLLPGRLERVMAHQVERSHLSRTEPAEDSTGNLYGPSQDPADAAVTGGWSGRRRTAQRVVLGSVLAGAGAVVFADKLTSAAPAVTGAIGAAVRAVARPS; encoded by the coding sequence GTGGTCGTCATCACCGGGGCGGCGAGCGGCATCGGACGTGCGACGGCCCTTCGGTTCGCCCGGCGCCGGACGAACCTCGTCCTCGCGAGCAGGCGCGTGGAGGCACTCGAATCGCTCGTCGCCGAATGCACGGCGCTCGGATCCAGGGCCATCGCCGTGCCCACCGACACCTCGGAGTACGACGCCGTGCAGGAGCTGGCGAGCAGGGCCGTCGAGGAGTTCGGGCGTATCGACGTCTGGGTCAACAACGCTGCCGTGTCCTTCTTCTCGCCTTTCCTGGAGGTGCCCCTGCGCGACTTCGAGCGCGTGATCGACGTCAACGTCATGGGCTACGTCTACGGTGCGCGGGCGGCTCTCGAACGCATGCAGGACCAGGGCTCGGGTGTGCTCGTCAACGTGGCCTCGATCGTCGGGGAGATCCCCCAGCCCTACACCTCCGCGTACTCGGTGTCGAAGGCGGCGGTCAGGGCCCTCGGCGTCAGCCTGCGGTCGGAGCTGACGCTGGACAGGAAGAAGCACATCCATGTGTGCACGGTCCTTCCGCCGACCATCGACACCCCGTTCTTCAACCATGCGGCGAACTACACGGGCCGACGCGCCGTGGCCATGCCCCCGGTCTACAGCCCGGATCGCGTCGCGAAGACGATCCTCGACGTGGTCGAGGTACCGACCCGCGAAGTCGCCGTCGGGCGGATCGGCCGATCGATGGTGCGGCAACACCGCCTTCTGCCCGGGCGGCTCGAGAGGGTCATGGCGCACCAGGTGGAGCGCTCCCACCTGTCCAGGACGGAACCGGCGGAGGACTCGACGGGGAACCTGTACGGCCCCTCGCAGGATCCCGCCGACGCGGCGGTCACGGGCGGATGGAGCGGGAGACGCCGCACCGCGCAACGCGTGGTCCTCGGTAGCGTGCTCGCGGGGGCGGGTGCCGTCGTCTTCGCCGACAAGCTGACGTCGGCGGCTCCCGCGGTGACGGGGGCTATCGGCGCCGCGGTACGGGCCGTCGCCAGACCCTCCTGA
- a CDS encoding cation transporter: MSGSHGHGHGHGTGTAHTAGGTHRRRLIGALAITVSVMLIEVVGALASGSVSLLADAGHMLSDSAGLAIAILATGLAARPGTERRTFGWKRVEILAALVNGLVVAVIGVLMLIEGTRRALSPADVDAPVMLAAAALGLVANIVALRLLTGGQKESLNVRGAYLEVLGDLLGPAAVIVAALVIWSTGFLAADGLAGVAIGLLILPRAYSLLKAVVFVLLEATPSDTDLAEVRRHMEEVPGVVLVEDLHAWTITSGLPALTAHVQVDEDAFDNGSAPRILGDLNTCIGDHFDIRHSTLQLEPATGRHNHC; encoded by the coding sequence ATGAGCGGCAGTCACGGCCACGGCCACGGCCACGGCACCGGCACAGCCCACACTGCCGGCGGAACCCACCGCCGACGGCTGATCGGGGCACTCGCCATCACCGTATCGGTGATGCTGATCGAGGTCGTCGGCGCACTCGCGTCGGGCTCGGTGTCACTGCTCGCCGATGCCGGACACATGCTCAGCGACTCGGCGGGTCTGGCGATCGCGATCCTCGCCACGGGCCTGGCGGCCCGGCCCGGGACCGAGCGCCGCACCTTCGGATGGAAGCGCGTGGAGATCCTCGCCGCCCTCGTCAATGGTCTGGTCGTCGCTGTCATCGGAGTCCTGATGCTCATCGAGGGAACCAGGCGGGCCCTGAGCCCGGCCGACGTCGACGCACCGGTCATGCTGGCGGCGGCTGCACTCGGCCTGGTCGCCAACATCGTCGCCCTGCGCCTGCTGACGGGCGGGCAGAAGGAGAGCCTCAACGTCCGGGGCGCCTATCTCGAGGTGCTCGGTGACCTGCTGGGCCCCGCCGCGGTCATCGTCGCCGCCCTGGTCATCTGGTCCACCGGGTTCCTGGCGGCGGACGGCCTGGCCGGCGTCGCCATCGGCCTCCTGATCCTCCCGCGCGCCTACAGCCTGCTCAAAGCCGTGGTGTTCGTCCTGCTGGAGGCCACCCCCAGCGACACCGATCTGGCCGAAGTGCGCCGACACATGGAGGAGGTCCCGGGGGTGGTGCTGGTGGAGGACCTGCACGCCTGGACCATCACCTCGGGCCTGCCCGCACTCACCGCTCACGTCCAGGTCGACGAAGACGCCTTCGACAACGGCTCCGCCCCCCGGATCCTCGGCGACCTCAACACGTGCATCGGCGACCACTTCGACATCCGCCACTCCACCCTGCAGCTCGAGCCCGCCACGGGCCGCCACAACCACTGCTGA
- the nrdH gene encoding NrdH-redoxin, with protein MTVTVYTKPACVQCNATYRALDKKGIAYQSVDISQDPAALERVRSMGYMQAPVVITDNDHWSGFRPDKINSLADSVVSSVA; from the coding sequence ATGACCGTCACGGTTTACACGAAGCCGGCGTGCGTACAGTGCAACGCCACCTACCGGGCTCTGGACAAGAAGGGCATCGCCTACCAGAGCGTCGACATCTCGCAGGATCCGGCAGCCCTCGAGCGCGTCCGCTCCATGGGCTACATGCAGGCTCCCGTCGTCATCACGGACAACGACCACTGGTCCGGATTCCGCCCTGACAAGATCAACTCCCTCGCGGACTCCGTCGTCAGCTCGGTTGCCTGA
- a CDS encoding LysR family transcriptional regulator, protein MVNPIHLRTLLEVIRHGSFSGAATSLGYTASAVSQQMSALERDTGATLFIRSARSAVPTDAAVAMSRHAAKVLTDIDALLASTARAGSGPEHELRLGIFPSLATFALPRLLRMPEWQRLGVSLRVFVGEPTHTIQGLRTGGDLDLALVYQVGHAGLAWPSTLSRQWIGDDDFRVILPASWGIRSGSRVTADQLADMPWIMHHPGTADATVIERLFASCNLHPRIAAYCDDFNASLELTAAGLGAALVPELAMINRPDGVVSLDVPEIRLARSIFALRTGDADDARVRLFMDQLAEILRSQSIAPKHTVPGYAPTSGR, encoded by the coding sequence TTGGTCAACCCGATCCACCTGCGCACGTTGCTCGAGGTGATCCGCCATGGGTCGTTCAGCGGGGCTGCCACGAGTCTCGGCTACACGGCGTCCGCCGTCTCGCAGCAGATGTCCGCCCTCGAGCGTGACACGGGCGCCACGCTGTTCATCCGGTCCGCCCGCAGCGCCGTCCCCACGGACGCCGCCGTCGCGATGTCCCGGCACGCGGCGAAGGTGCTCACGGACATCGACGCGCTGCTCGCCTCCACGGCGCGCGCCGGCAGCGGACCGGAGCACGAACTCAGGCTCGGCATCTTCCCGAGCCTCGCGACGTTCGCACTGCCGCGGCTGCTCCGCATGCCGGAGTGGCAGCGGCTCGGCGTCTCGCTGCGTGTGTTCGTCGGCGAACCCACACACACCATCCAGGGGCTGAGGACCGGCGGCGACCTGGACCTCGCACTCGTCTACCAGGTCGGCCATGCCGGCCTGGCTTGGCCCTCGACGCTCAGTCGGCAATGGATCGGCGACGACGACTTCCGGGTCATCCTGCCGGCGAGCTGGGGGATCCGCAGCGGCTCGCGTGTCACCGCCGACCAGCTCGCGGACATGCCGTGGATCATGCACCATCCGGGCACGGCGGACGCCACGGTCATCGAGCGGCTGTTCGCGAGCTGCAACCTCCACCCGCGCATCGCCGCCTACTGCGACGACTTCAACGCGAGCCTCGAACTCACCGCGGCGGGCCTGGGGGCGGCACTGGTGCCGGAACTCGCGATGATCAACCGCCCCGACGGCGTCGTGTCGCTCGACGTCCCGGAGATCCGCCTCGCCCGCAGCATCTTCGCGCTGCGGACGGGCGACGCCGACGACGCACGGGTGCGGCTCTTCATGGACCAGCTGGCCGAGATCCTCCGGAGCCAGAGCATCGCACCGAAGCACACGGTGCCGGGATATGCACCCACCTCCGGCCGCTGA
- a CDS encoding multidrug transporter, translating to MPSPFLYRPAGTSSLRRPTLLVSPLAARRVDLLLLLVAVVWGSSYLAAKTLTDTVGVTVILSLRCLITTVVLVAIWLVGRRRRATRRETMVGVVLGSTQAAVLILETHGIAGTSATNAGLIISLVIVFTPVIESIAFRVRLPRVIFTAGVTAVVGVCLLVSDDGFAAPTLGDLLVLAAAVVRSVHVTAVSALTRGRGYSALNLTLIQSALCALVYTLADHEGVLGAVRSFGTGEWLGVLYLGLACSVFAFVIQTWAIQQTSASRASLLMGTEPIWAVLIGLTIGQETLALPGVIGAALIIACTYLGLRAETRLRTAPLPGPGPHSCVRP from the coding sequence GTGCCCTCCCCCTTCCTGTACCGTCCGGCAGGAACGTCATCGCTCCGACGACCGACCCTCCTCGTCTCCCCCCTCGCTGCGCGCAGGGTCGATCTGCTCCTCCTCCTGGTCGCCGTCGTCTGGGGCAGCAGTTACCTGGCGGCGAAGACCCTCACCGATACCGTCGGCGTGACGGTGATCCTCTCGCTGCGCTGCCTGATCACCACGGTGGTGCTGGTGGCGATCTGGCTGGTCGGGCGCCGCCGCCGGGCTACCCGCCGCGAGACGATGGTCGGCGTCGTCCTGGGCTCGACCCAGGCGGCCGTGCTCATCCTCGAGACCCATGGGATCGCCGGCACCAGCGCCACGAACGCCGGCCTGATCATCAGCCTCGTCATCGTGTTCACCCCCGTCATCGAGAGCATCGCCTTCCGGGTACGACTGCCGCGCGTGATCTTCACGGCAGGGGTCACGGCGGTCGTGGGCGTCTGCCTGCTCGTCTCGGACGACGGCTTCGCCGCACCGACCCTCGGGGATCTGCTCGTTCTCGCCGCAGCGGTCGTCCGTTCCGTCCATGTCACCGCCGTCTCCGCACTCACCCGGGGGCGTGGGTACAGTGCGCTGAATCTGACCCTGATCCAGAGTGCGCTCTGCGCCCTCGTCTATACCCTCGCCGATCACGAGGGAGTACTGGGGGCGGTACGGAGCTTCGGCACGGGCGAATGGCTCGGCGTGCTCTACCTCGGGCTTGCGTGCAGCGTCTTCGCCTTCGTCATCCAGACCTGGGCCATCCAGCAGACATCGGCCTCGAGGGCCAGCCTGCTCATGGGGACCGAACCCATCTGGGCCGTCCTCATCGGGCTCACGATAGGCCAGGAAACACTCGCGCTTCCAGGTGTCATCGGGGCCGCGCTCATCATCGCCTGCACCTACCTCGGGCTACGGGCCGAGACACGCCTCCGGACAGCACCGTTGCCGGGGCCCGGTCCGCACTCGTGCGTCCGCCCCTAG
- a CDS encoding methylenetetrahydrofolate reductase, whose protein sequence is MPPATYPALSYELYPPRNAEAENALWTTIRRLERTRPDFVSVTYGAAGSNRETAVDLLRRLLTETTLKPLAHLTSVGSSRAELTGIVERLIGGGVRGILALRGDAPEVSEGQPGEVEHADQLVRLIREVEAQRTAHLAAGRVSVGVAAYATRHPDSPSVEQDIEVLLAKEAAGADFAITQVFFRSADYARLVARARRAGVTIPIIPGVMPMTSSRRLKKLGGLAGIDVDEGLRARLDGARTDDERRRIGVAATVELARAALDDGAPGLHLYTFNEHSAALDVLDALDLERPPEAGLAASL, encoded by the coding sequence ATGCCGCCTGCCACGTATCCAGCACTGTCCTACGAGCTGTACCCGCCGCGGAACGCGGAGGCGGAGAACGCGCTGTGGACGACCATCCGCCGCCTCGAGCGCACCCGCCCCGACTTCGTGTCGGTCACGTACGGTGCGGCAGGCAGCAACCGGGAGACCGCCGTCGATCTCCTCCGGCGGCTGCTCACCGAGACCACGCTGAAGCCGTTGGCCCATCTCACCTCCGTCGGCAGCAGCCGTGCCGAACTGACCGGGATCGTCGAACGGCTCATCGGCGGCGGCGTCCGGGGCATCCTCGCCCTCCGCGGTGACGCGCCCGAGGTGTCCGAGGGACAGCCGGGGGAGGTCGAGCACGCCGATCAACTCGTCCGCCTGATCCGGGAGGTCGAAGCGCAGCGGACCGCACACCTCGCCGCCGGCAGGGTGTCCGTGGGAGTGGCAGCGTACGCCACGCGGCACCCCGATTCGCCGAGCGTGGAGCAGGACATCGAGGTGCTCCTGGCCAAGGAGGCGGCGGGCGCTGACTTCGCCATCACCCAGGTCTTCTTCCGGTCCGCGGACTACGCGCGGCTCGTGGCCCGTGCCCGCCGTGCCGGTGTCACCATCCCGATCATCCCCGGCGTCATGCCGATGACGAGCTCCCGCCGGCTGAAGAAGCTCGGGGGACTCGCGGGGATCGACGTCGACGAGGGACTCCGGGCCCGGCTCGACGGCGCACGGACCGACGACGAGCGTCGTCGGATCGGCGTCGCCGCCACCGTGGAACTCGCGCGGGCGGCGCTCGACGACGGCGCTCCGGGCCTTCATCTCTACACCTTCAACGAGCACTCCGCCGCGCTCGACGTGCTCGACGCCCTGGACCTCGAGCGACCCCCGGAAGCCGGTCTCGCCGCTTCCCTCTGA